The following are encoded in a window of Castanea sativa cultivar Marrone di Chiusa Pesio chromosome 5, ASM4071231v1 genomic DNA:
- the LOC142636579 gene encoding E3 ubiquitin-protein ligase CSU1, which translates to MPQRHSKNNNDLAFFTYDEKRKLGYGTQSERLGKDSIKPFDACSLCLKPFIDPLCCQKGHVFCKECILECLLSQKKDIQRRLAAHAVQQKQEKEEEEEKLMLQKARELDAFDQQNHGAVPQYNDRNQSHDKNGFHGANSVKVTSYEEEALRTMKAFWLPSATPEAPVKVEAPSASTVCPEGNEKLKMKTLFPIYLTEDTSEQKKSKPLDKTYICPSCKVTLTNTLSLVALSSCGHVFCKKCADKFMVVDKVCLVCNKGCKERNLVKLEKGGTGFAGHGDHLQATSFKHLGSGSGLGLTRPAVKT; encoded by the exons ATGCCTCAGAGGCACTCGAAGAACAACAACGACCTAGCGTTCTTCACGTACGACGAGAAGCGAAAGCTAGGGTACGGTACGCAGAGCGAGAGGCTCGGCAAGGACTCGATCAAGCCCTTCGATGCTTGTTCTCTGTGTCTCAAGCCCTTCATCGACCCCTTGTGTTGCCAAAAGGGCCATGTCTTCTGCAAAGAATGCATCCTCGAATGCCTCCTCTCTCAAAAGAAAGACATCCAAAg GAGGCTAGCTGCTCATGCTGTTCAGCAGAAGCAAgagaaggaagaggaagaagagaagtTAATGTTGCAGAAGGCCAGAGAACTCGATGCATTTGATCAGCAAAACCATGGTGCAGTACCACAATACAATGATAGAAACCAGAGCCACGACAAGAACGGCTTCCATGGGGCAAATAGTGTGAAGGTTACTTCATATGAAGAAGAAGCACTTCGGACAATGAAGGCTTTTTGGCTGCCTTCTGCTACACCAGAAGCTCCTGTTAAAGTAGAGGCTCCCTCCGCCAGTACTGTCTGTCCAGAAGGCAATGAGAAACTCAAGATGAAGACTCTCTTCCCTATCTACCTTACAGAAGACACTAGTGAGCAGAAGAAATCCAAGCCTCTTGATAAGACCTATATCTGCCCTAGCTGCAAGGTTACATTGACCAACACATTGTCGCTTGTGGCCCTTAGTTCTTGTGGGCATGTCTTTTGCAAGAAGTGCGCTGATAAGTTTATGGTGGTTGATAAAGTTTGTTTGGTCTGCAACAAAGGATGTAAAGAGAGGAATTTGGTGAAATTGGAGAAAGGAGGGACAGGCTTTGCTGGCCATGGAGATCATCTTCAAGCTACATCCTTTAAGCATTTGGGGAGTGGTTCAGGTTTGGGCCTGACCCGGCCTGCGGTGAAAACTTGA